TTCCAAATGTTGTCCCAGACTACAGGGCAAGTTCTTTACGCGTTACTCACCCGTTCGCCACCATCACCCGAAGGATCAAGTAGACTTGCATGTGTTAAGCATTCTGTCAGCGCTCATCCTGAGCCAGGATCAAACTCTTCGTTCAATCTATTTAACTCAGTAAAATTTACCGATTATTTATTACACCATTTTATTGTTGTGTTTGCATTTATTGTCTTTCTCTATTCTGTTGCTAATGTCCTTATTTATTCATCTGTGCCGCTCTCTCGCGGACATAAATTATAATATCATAATTTTTAAATTCCGTCAACACTTTTTTTAAAAATTTTAAAATTTTTAAAAAAAAGTGGGCTATCTGATTTTTCTAAACTTCAGATAGCCCTATATATCAATTTCTATACTATTTATCAGTAATCCCTCCTCTGTTTTATTCTAATAAAAAATACTCTATATTATCAAATTAATCTCCTTCAAATGTATATTCTCAATATCTTATGATTATAACATTAACTTAAAATAGTACTCCTACCATCTCCTAATGATAATAACTCATCTATATATTTTTAGAATATACAACTACCCAAGTAGTCAATCATATTGGAATATCTCTCTGAAAATAGGAAATTGTTCTCTACAAAGATACAAACCATAATATAGAATAGATACTACTTCAATATATATCCTACTTTTAATTCAGGTAACTAAAGCTTTATCCTTCTAATAACATAATATTTTTTATCTTTTTAAACACAGCCTCTTGAAAAATTATCTAGCTATTAACCTTCAAATTTTTCATAAAATCTATCCCATTGGACTCTACCTCCTACAGTGATTTTATTGTCTAGACTACTATTATCCTGTTAATACTTATATACCCCATAAATTTTATTCTGTCAATAGAACTTACAAAAAAATTTTGTAAAATTGTAAAAAAGAGGAGAAAAACTATTTTACTTAAAGAAATTTTCAATCTTTTTAATAAAATTAAGTTTTTTCTCCTCATAAATTTCTAAAAAATTTTATAATTTTTTATTATTTTACAACTATATTTACTATCTTATCTGGAATAACAATCAATTTTACTAATGATTTTCCTTCCATATGTTTTTTTACATTCTCTAATTCTAAAGCTAATTTCTCAACAGTTTCTTTATCAGTTCCTCTCTCTACTTCAACTGTTCCTCTAACTTTTCCATTTACTTGAACAGCTATTACAACATCTGAAGAAACAGTTAATTTCTCATCATATGAAGGCCATTTTTCATTGAAAAGATATCCTGTATTTCCCATCTCTTCCCATAACTCATCACAGAAATGTGGTGTGAATGGTGATAACATAACTAAGATATTTTTTATAACTTCAGCAAATATCTTCTTAGACTCAGAAGTTACTTTTCCAGCTTCTAAAATATTTGTTTTATAGTCTTGAGTCTCATTTATTAACTCCATTGTTGCTGCAATAGAAGTGTTAAAATGGTAGTCATCTTCAATAGATTCTGTTACTTTCTTTATAGTTTGGTTTAGCTTTATTAATAAAGCTTTATCCTCTCTACTTACTTTAGATAGATCTATCTCTCCAAACTCAAGATTTTCTTTATGTTCCATTACTAGTCTCCAGATTTTGCTTAAGAATCTGTAAGCACCTGCAAGTCCATTTTCATTCCACTCTAACTCTTTTTCTGGTGGAGCAGCAAACATTATAAATAATCTTGTTGTATCTGCACCATATTTTGTTATCATCTCTTCTGGGTCTACACCATTATTTTTTGATTTAGACATTTTTTCTACTTTTATTGTTAACTCTTCTCCAGTTGCTTTAGAGAAAGCTTTCTCTCCTTTTAACTCAACTTCACTTGGGAAAAGGAATTTATTTTCATTAGCTGAATAGTATGATGGTCCTAATACCATTCCTTGTGTAAGTAGTCTTTTGAACGGCTCATTTGCTGAAACTAGTCCTAAATCTCTCAATATTTTTTGGAAGAATCTAGCATATAGAAGATGCATTACCGCATGTTCTATCCCACCAATATATTGGTCTACTCCCATCCAAGAATCTACAACTTCCTTATCAAATGGAAGTTTATCATTTTTAGGATCACAATATCTTAAGAAATACCATGACGAATCTACGAATGTATCCATAGTATCTGTATCTCTTCTAGCTGGTCCTCCACAAATTGGACAAACTGCATGTTTAAAGCTTTCTGATGTTTCTAATGGATTTCCTATTCCGTTGAAAGATACATCTTCAGGAAGTCTTACTGGTAAATTTTCATCCTTTTCCATTACAGTTCCACACTTATCACAGTATAATGCTGGAATAGGTGTTCCCCAGTATCTTTGTCTTGATACTCCCCAATCTTTTAATCTATATTTTACAGTTCTCTTACCATAGTTATTTGCCTCTACAAATTCAGCTATTTTTGTTAAAGCCTCTTTAGAAGAGATTCCATTAAACTCTCCTGAATTTGTCATAACTCCTACTTCTGTGAAAGCTTGTGTCATCTCATCTGCTTTTAATTCAACAACCTCTTTTGTCTCTTTATTTACTGGGTTGATTACCACTTTAAATGGTAAGTTATATTTCTTAGCAAAGGCGAAGTCTCTCTCGTCATGACATGGAACTGCCATTACTGCTCCTGTTCCATAGTTCATTAATACGTAATCTGCTACCCATAATTGAACCTTCTCTTTTGTCACAGGATTGATTACATGCCATCCTGTAAATACTCCGTTTTTCTCTCTTCCTTCTGCTGATCTTTCTATTAAATCAGTATTTTTCATTGCTTCAACACTTGCTTTAATCTCTGGATTTACTTTTACAATCTCATCTACTATTGGATGTTCAGGAGCTACAACACAGTAAGATACTCCATATACAGTATCAATTCTTGTTGTGAACATTGGTAGATCTTCTCCAGTTTCAGCTACTTTAAATACTATCTCAGTTCCATATGATTTTCCTATCCAGTTTTTTTGCATTGTTAAAACTTTTTCTGGCCAACCATCTTTTAACTCTTTATGTCCCTCTAATAATTCATCAGCATAATCAGTTATTTTAAAGAACCATTGCTCTAACTCTTTTTGAATAACTGAAGTTTTGCTGTGTCTCCAACACTTTCCATCTTCAACTTGCTCATTTGCAAGAACTGTATTACAATCTGGACACCAGTTTATTAGAGATTTTTTCTTATATATTAATCCCTTTTCATAGAATCTCTTGAACATCCATTGATTCCATTTATAGTATTCTGGAGTATATGAAGCTATCTCTCTATCCCAATCATATGAGAATCCTAATAGCTTTAATTGTCTTTTCATATTCTCTATATTAGATTTTGTCCATATTGCTGGGTGAGCACCATTTTGAATAGCTGCATTTTCAGCTGGAAGTCCAAAAGAGTCCCATCCCATAGGGTTTAATACATTATACCCTTTCATTCTCTTATATCTTGCTATAACATCTCCAATTGTATAGTTTCTAGCATGTCCAACATGTAATTTTCCAGAAGGATATGGTAACATCACTAGTACATAGTAGTTATCTTTCCCTTCAACTTTATTTTCAGTTTTAAAAATGTGTCCATTTTCCCATTTCTCTTGCCACTTGGCTTCTACTTCTTTAAAATTATACTCTTTCAAGAATATCACCTCATAAATAATTCTTTCTCACATTCAAATATACCATATATTTTAACCATTTAATAGTTATTTATTTTATTTTTAATAAGTACTTAACCATAATTCACTTTTTCTTTTTATTCTTTGAAAACTATTATCTATAACCTTTGGAGTTTTTTCTAACTCCTCAGCTATTTCTTTATAGGAGAAACCTTTGATCATATAGTTGAATACCTGTCTTTCAAAAGGACTAAAGTTATGCTCTACAAAGTCTTGAAACTCCATAATTTTCTCCTTAGAAAGAAAGATTGCTTCTGGATTGTATCTTATTGTTGAATACAACTCTTTTGAGTAGTCTTCATGTCCATCATCAGTCTCTAAATTATTACCACTAGCCTCATTTAAAACACTATTTTTCTGTGCTGTAGAGCTTCTAACAGCGGTTAATATCTGTCTTCTGATACAAAGAGTGGCAAAAGTTTTAAAAGATGATTTTCCCTTTACATAACCTTTTATAGCTTTTAAAAGACCGATTGTTCCCTCCTGTAGTAGATCATCTTGATCCGCTCCAACTATGAAATAATTTCTAACATTCATATATATCAGTTTTTTATACTCTTTTAGTATTAAATCTAATGCCTCTTGATCTCCATCTTGAGCCAATTTTACTATCTCATCATTTATTAAGTTTTCACTCATATAATTCTTTCCCTTCCCACTATTTTTATTCTATTTTCCCTCTATATTCTAAAACGATTTAACTATTTCAGAAAGAATTATTCCCCCTGCAACTGAAACATTTAGAGAGTTTATCTTTCCATACATAGGTATTTTTATTAAAACATCACAGCTCTCTTTTACTTTTTTTCTGATTCCATTTCCTTCACTACCTAATACTAATGCAGTTCTGCTTGGATATTTCTCTTGAGAGTAATCTTTACTTCCCTCTCCCTCTGCTCCATATACCCAGTAATCCAATTTCTTTAATTTGCTAATAGCATCAGATATATTAGTAACCTTTACTATATCTACATACTCAATTGCACCAGTTGAAGTTTTTACAACTGTCTCATTTATTCTTACAGCATTTCTTTCTGGTATAATTATTCCCTTTACTCCAAAAACTTCAGCACTTCTTATTAAAGCCCCGAAGTTTCTTGGGTCTTGGATCTCATCTAAAATCAATACAATAGCTTTCTCCATAGGAGCAATTTTCTCTAGGAAAGCTCCGAAGTCTACGTAGTAATCATAATCACTTACATATACTACAACACCTTGCGAATTCTCTCTCTTTTTATCTGTATAGAATATCTTGATGTTTCTTTCAGAAGCTAATCTCTTTATCTTATTTATCTTATCATCCTTTGCTCCCTTAAAAATCTCAAGCTTCTCTATTGTTTTCTCTTTATTTTGTAATACTTCTATTACTGGATTTACTCCAATTATCTTCTCCATTATACCTCCGTTATACCTCTACTTTTATTCTTTCAATATTAGCACCAGTATTTTTTAATCTTAATTCTAAGTTTTCATATCCTCTATCTACATGATAAATTCTATTTACTATGCTCTCTCCCTCAGCCTTTAATGCAGCAAGTATCAGTGAAGCTCCAGCTCTTAAATCACTTGCCATTACCTCAGCTGATGAGAAGTTTTCTATTCCTTTTATAGTTGCTATATTCCCATTTATATCTATTTTAGCTCCCATTCTATTTAATTCAGGAACATGCATAAATCTATTTTCAAATATAGTCTCTTTTATCTCACTACTTCCCTTAGCTAAACACATAAGTGTCATAATAGGTGATTGTAAGTCAGTTGGGAATCCAGGGTGTGGCATAGTAGTTACCTTCACTCCTTGAAGATCTGAAAGTTTAGACACCACTGTTAACTCATCTCCATCTATTATATATTTTACTCCCATCTCCTCTAATTTCATTAGAAAAGCTTCTAGATGCTCCTTAACTACTCCCTTTACTTTTACCTTTCCATCAAACATAACAGCGGCAATAGTAAATGTTCCTGCAACAATTCTATCTGGAATTATTGTATGTTCACATGGATAAAGTTTATCTACTCCCTCAATAGTAAGTGTTCCTGTTCCAACTCCACTTATCTTAGCTCCCATCTTATTTAAAAAGTCACAAAGATCTATTATCTCTGGCTCTCTTGCAGCATTTTCTAAAATAGTAACTCCCTTAGCTTTAACAGCTGCCATCACAATATTTTCAGTTGCTCCTACGCTTGGAAAGTCTA
This DNA window, taken from Candidatus Fusobacterium pullicola, encodes the following:
- the leuS gene encoding leucine--tRNA ligase, translated to MKEYNFKEVEAKWQEKWENGHIFKTENKVEGKDNYYVLVMLPYPSGKLHVGHARNYTIGDVIARYKRMKGYNVLNPMGWDSFGLPAENAAIQNGAHPAIWTKSNIENMKRQLKLLGFSYDWDREIASYTPEYYKWNQWMFKRFYEKGLIYKKKSLINWCPDCNTVLANEQVEDGKCWRHSKTSVIQKELEQWFFKITDYADELLEGHKELKDGWPEKVLTMQKNWIGKSYGTEIVFKVAETGEDLPMFTTRIDTVYGVSYCVVAPEHPIVDEIVKVNPEIKASVEAMKNTDLIERSAEGREKNGVFTGWHVINPVTKEKVQLWVADYVLMNYGTGAVMAVPCHDERDFAFAKKYNLPFKVVINPVNKETKEVVELKADEMTQAFTEVGVMTNSGEFNGISSKEALTKIAEFVEANNYGKRTVKYRLKDWGVSRQRYWGTPIPALYCDKCGTVMEKDENLPVRLPEDVSFNGIGNPLETSESFKHAVCPICGGPARRDTDTMDTFVDSSWYFLRYCDPKNDKLPFDKEVVDSWMGVDQYIGGIEHAVMHLLYARFFQKILRDLGLVSANEPFKRLLTQGMVLGPSYYSANENKFLFPSEVELKGEKAFSKATGEELTIKVEKMSKSKNNGVDPEEMITKYGADTTRLFIMFAAPPEKELEWNENGLAGAYRFLSKIWRLVMEHKENLEFGEIDLSKVSREDKALLIKLNQTIKKVTESIEDDYHFNTSIAATMELINETQDYKTNILEAGKVTSESKKIFAEVIKNILVMLSPFTPHFCDELWEEMGNTGYLFNEKWPSYDEKLTVSSDVVIAVQVNGKVRGTVEVERGTDKETVEKLALELENVKKHMEGKSLVKLIVIPDKIVNIVVK
- a CDS encoding sigma-70 family RNA polymerase sigma factor; this encodes MSENLINDEIVKLAQDGDQEALDLILKEYKKLIYMNVRNYFIVGADQDDLLQEGTIGLLKAIKGYVKGKSSFKTFATLCIRRQILTAVRSSTAQKNSVLNEASGNNLETDDGHEDYSKELYSTIRYNPEAIFLSKEKIMEFQDFVEHNFSPFERQVFNYMIKGFSYKEIAEELEKTPKVIDNSFQRIKRKSELWLSTY
- the rlmB gene encoding 23S rRNA (guanosine(2251)-2'-O)-methyltransferase RlmB, whose protein sequence is MEKIIGVNPVIEVLQNKEKTIEKLEIFKGAKDDKINKIKRLASERNIKIFYTDKKRENSQGVVVYVSDYDYYVDFGAFLEKIAPMEKAIVLILDEIQDPRNFGALIRSAEVFGVKGIIIPERNAVRINETVVKTSTGAIEYVDIVKVTNISDAISKLKKLDYWVYGAEGEGSKDYSQEKYPSRTALVLGSEGNGIRKKVKESCDVLIKIPMYGKINSLNVSVAGGIILSEIVKSF
- the murA gene encoding UDP-N-acetylglucosamine 1-carboxyvinyltransferase — its product is MVEAFRVTGGKEIEGVLKVEGSKNAALPIMIATLVEKGTYILRNVPNLMDIRTLVKLLESLGLIIEKLDENTYKIENRGLTNLVAGYELVKKMRASFLVMGPMLAHCKKATVSLPGGCAIGARPVDLHLKGFEALGTKITIDHGYVEAEAEELVGTKIILDFPSVGATENIVMAAVKAKGVTILENAAREPEIIDLCDFLNKMGAKISGVGTGTLTIEGVDKLYPCEHTIIPDRIVAGTFTIAAVMFDGKVKVKGVVKEHLEAFLMKLEEMGVKYIIDGDELTVVSKLSDLQGVKVTTMPHPGFPTDLQSPIMTLMCLAKGSSEIKETIFENRFMHVPELNRMGAKIDINGNIATIKGIENFSSAEVMASDLRAGASLILAALKAEGESIVNRIYHVDRGYENLELRLKNTGANIERIKVEV